The following coding sequences are from one Luteolibacter yonseiensis window:
- a CDS encoding alpha-amylase — protein MENINGVMMQFFHWYNAPDGSLWNEFKKEIPSLVEAGFTAVWLPPAYKGAAGGMDVGYSVYDMYDLGEFDQKGSVRTKYGTRDELLCAVAEARRAGIHIYWDVVLNHRMGGDEEEEFTATPYNDENRNEQAGEPRTIKSYTHYTFPGRKKKYSEMEWHWWHFTSCDYDANNPDSNDIFLFDGKEFDTEVDLEKGSFDYLMGCDVDVKNEEVKNEIKHWGEWFLDTVGMDGVRFDAVKHVQAGFFPEWLDHVRNYAQRKIFAVGEYWSYEIEALHHFISVTNGDVALFDAPLHRNFSEASKAGNSFDMSAIFENTLVKNEPELAVTIVANHDTQPLQALESVVEEWFKPLAYALILLRREGYPCVFYADYYGVSYEDVGRDGNTYQIEILCHRKTIDDLMRVRGTHSYGDQYDYFDHPNTIGWTRLGTEEHPGGLAVVLSNGEAGTKRMETSLVDHEFYDVLGNIDEVIRTDSEGWAEFRSNAGSVSVWLPR, from the coding sequence ATGGAAAATATCAACGGAGTGATGATGCAGTTCTTCCACTGGTACAATGCGCCGGATGGATCGCTGTGGAACGAATTCAAGAAGGAGATTCCTTCTCTGGTGGAAGCCGGGTTTACCGCCGTATGGCTGCCACCGGCTTACAAGGGAGCGGCAGGCGGCATGGACGTGGGCTATTCGGTCTATGACATGTACGACCTCGGCGAGTTCGACCAGAAAGGATCCGTCCGCACCAAATACGGCACGCGGGACGAGCTTCTCTGCGCCGTGGCGGAGGCACGCCGGGCCGGCATCCACATCTACTGGGATGTGGTGCTGAACCACCGCATGGGTGGAGACGAGGAGGAGGAATTCACGGCCACTCCTTATAATGATGAAAACCGCAACGAACAGGCCGGAGAACCGCGGACCATCAAATCCTACACCCACTACACCTTCCCCGGCCGCAAGAAGAAATATTCGGAGATGGAGTGGCATTGGTGGCACTTCACCAGTTGCGACTACGACGCGAACAATCCCGACAGCAACGACATCTTCCTTTTCGACGGGAAGGAGTTCGACACGGAGGTGGACCTTGAGAAAGGTTCGTTCGACTATCTCATGGGATGCGATGTGGATGTGAAGAACGAGGAGGTTAAGAATGAGATCAAACACTGGGGCGAATGGTTCCTGGATACGGTCGGGATGGACGGTGTCCGTTTCGACGCGGTGAAACACGTGCAGGCGGGATTCTTCCCCGAGTGGTTGGACCACGTCCGGAACTACGCGCAGCGGAAGATCTTCGCGGTGGGTGAATACTGGTCTTATGAAATCGAAGCGCTGCACCACTTCATTTCCGTGACCAACGGAGATGTCGCCCTCTTCGACGCGCCGCTGCACCGCAATTTTTCCGAAGCGAGCAAGGCTGGAAACAGCTTCGACATGTCCGCCATTTTCGAAAACACGTTGGTAAAGAACGAACCGGAGCTCGCGGTGACCATCGTGGCCAATCACGACACCCAGCCATTGCAGGCGTTGGAATCCGTGGTCGAGGAGTGGTTCAAACCTCTGGCCTACGCGTTGATCCTCCTCCGCCGCGAAGGCTACCCCTGCGTTTTTTATGCGGATTACTACGGGGTCAGCTACGAGGACGTCGGCAGGGACGGGAATACCTATCAGATCGAAATCCTCTGCCATCGGAAGACCATCGACGACCTCATGCGCGTACGGGGCACCCATTCCTATGGAGATCAGTATGATTATTTCGATCATCCCAATACCATCGGATGGACCCGCCTCGGAACGGAGGAGCATCCGGGAGGACTCGCGGTGGTCCTGAGCAACGGCGAAGCGGGAACCAAGCGGATGGAAACCTCGCTCGTCGATCACGAATTCTATGACGTGCTGGGGAACATCGACGAGGTCATCCGGACCGACTCCGAAGGGTGGGCCGAGTTCCGCAGCAATGCCGGAAGCGTTTCGGTCTGGCTTCCAAGGTAA
- a CDS encoding zinc-dependent alcohol dehydrogenase, which yields MKALCWHGKSDVRVDTVSDPEILDPRDIIIRITATGICGSDLHLYDGVTPTMEAGDIIGHEPMGIVVETGRDVRKFKKGDRVVVPFVIACGSCYFCEKTLFSCCDTTNPGADLAKAAMGQAPAGLFGYSGMMGRYPGGQAEYLRVPHADVGPIKIESDLSDEKVLFLSDIFPTGYMAAENAGIEPGDTVAIWGCGPVGQFAIQCSWMLGAGRVIAIDRVPERLEMARVHGKAEILNFDNDPIHERLMEMTGGRGPDRCIDAVGAEAHGAGSLDAVIDRAKQAVGLTMDRPHALRQAIMACRKAGTLSIPGVYIGLLDKVPFGAIVGKGLTVKSGQTHVQRYLAPLLNKIEAGEIDPSFVVTHRIPLEHAPAAYEKFRDKTDGCIKVVIKPGMDGSDLTPAADTLRDETESIGLQAGLSRDGGMPPVLA from the coding sequence ATGAAAGCTCTTTGCTGGCATGGAAAAAGCGACGTCCGCGTCGACACGGTGTCCGATCCCGAGATTCTCGATCCCCGTGACATCATCATCCGCATCACCGCCACCGGCATCTGTGGCTCAGATCTACATCTCTACGACGGCGTCACTCCGACGATGGAGGCCGGTGACATCATCGGCCACGAACCGATGGGCATCGTGGTGGAAACCGGGCGGGACGTGCGAAAATTCAAAAAAGGCGACCGCGTCGTGGTGCCGTTTGTCATCGCCTGCGGCAGTTGTTATTTCTGCGAGAAAACCTTGTTCTCCTGTTGCGACACCACCAATCCCGGGGCCGACTTGGCAAAAGCGGCGATGGGCCAGGCTCCTGCCGGACTGTTTGGCTATTCCGGGATGATGGGTCGTTATCCCGGCGGCCAGGCGGAGTATCTCCGCGTGCCGCATGCGGATGTGGGACCTATCAAGATCGAGTCCGATCTGTCCGACGAGAAGGTCCTCTTCCTATCCGATATTTTCCCGACCGGCTACATGGCGGCGGAAAACGCCGGGATCGAGCCCGGTGACACCGTCGCCATCTGGGGCTGCGGCCCTGTGGGCCAGTTCGCGATCCAGTGCTCATGGATGTTGGGTGCCGGCCGGGTGATCGCCATAGACCGCGTGCCCGAACGTCTCGAAATGGCACGGGTTCACGGCAAGGCGGAGATCCTGAATTTTGATAACGATCCCATCCACGAACGCCTGATGGAGATGACCGGAGGCCGTGGCCCGGACAGGTGCATCGATGCGGTGGGTGCGGAAGCCCACGGCGCCGGCTCCCTCGATGCCGTGATCGACAGGGCGAAACAGGCGGTGGGACTCACGATGGACCGCCCCCATGCCTTGCGCCAGGCGATCATGGCGTGCAGGAAAGCAGGCACGCTGTCGATCCCTGGTGTTTACATCGGACTTCTGGACAAGGTCCCCTTCGGTGCGATTGTCGGCAAGGGGTTGACGGTCAAATCCGGCCAGACACACGTCCAACGCTATCTGGCACCGCTCCTCAACAAGATCGAAGCGGGCGAGATCGACCCTTCGTTTGTGGTCACACACCGCATTCCCCTCGAACACGCCCCTGCCGCATACGAAAAATTCCGGGACAAAACGGATGGCTGCATCAAGGTGGTCATCAAGCCCGGCATGGATGGCAGCGACCTGACTCCGGCGGCCGACACACTGCGGGACGAGACCGAGAGCATCGGCCTGCAAGCCGGTTTGTCGCGTGACGGTGGGATGCCTCCGGTATTGGCATGA
- a CDS encoding alpha/beta hydrolase yields the protein MKPKIIFIHGMFLTPKSWEKWVGYFENLGYECHAPAWPMHEQEPALLRENIPADLGSLGLATLYRHHAALLEKQLTPPVVIGHSMGGLLMQKLAAAGLIRAGVGICSVAPNRMLAADWGFLRNSASITNPFAGDEPYEMTPELFHQNFGNTMTEEDSNSAYRDFAVHESRQVLRNIMGEDGQVDVDQPHVPLLFLGALEDEIIPNTLVARNAHAYTDERSHSEYFGFSGRGHFICGQNGWEEVALHIANWLESHLAATRS from the coding sequence ATGAAACCGAAAATCATCTTCATCCACGGCATGTTCCTCACTCCCAAAAGTTGGGAGAAATGGGTCGGCTATTTTGAGAACCTCGGCTACGAATGCCATGCTCCGGCCTGGCCGATGCATGAGCAGGAACCTGCGTTGCTCAGGGAAAACATCCCTGCCGATCTCGGCAGCCTCGGGCTGGCGACTCTCTATCGCCACCACGCGGCGTTGTTGGAAAAACAGCTCACACCGCCTGTCGTAATCGGCCACTCCATGGGCGGGCTGCTGATGCAGAAGCTCGCCGCGGCAGGATTGATCCGTGCGGGTGTGGGGATCTGTTCCGTTGCTCCTAACAGGATGCTTGCCGCAGACTGGGGATTCCTCCGCAACAGCGCATCGATCACGAATCCATTCGCCGGAGATGAGCCTTACGAGATGACTCCGGAGCTTTTCCACCAGAACTTCGGAAACACGATGACGGAAGAGGACAGCAACTCCGCGTATCGGGACTTCGCCGTCCACGAAAGCCGACAGGTCCTGCGCAACATCATGGGCGAGGACGGGCAAGTGGATGTCGACCAGCCGCACGTTCCACTGCTCTTTCTGGGAGCGTTGGAAGACGAGATCATCCCGAACACCTTGGTCGCGCGAAACGCCCATGCCTACACCGATGAGAGATCCCACTCCGAATACTTCGGATTCTCCGGCCGCGGCCATTTCATCTGCGGCCAGAACGGCTGGGAAGAAGTCGCGCTGCACATCGCCAACTGGCTCGAATCCCACCTCGCCGCGACGAGATCCTGA